In the genome of Streptomyces violaceoruber, the window GCGCCGCCGGTGTGCTGTCGGCGGGGTGGCTCGGCTGGAGTGCGTCCGGCCCGGGCCCGGCCGCTCGGGCGGCGGCGCTCCTGCTCGTGGCGGCGGCGCTCGCGCTGGTGGCCGGCCGCTTCGTTCCACGACCGGAGATCTCCGTGGGCGCCGCCTTCGCGGCCGGCCTGTGCGTGGTCGCCGGGGCCGGTGGGGTGCTGCGGGTGACGGTGCCCGGCGAGTGGACGGTGCCGGGATGTCTGGCCTGCGCGATCGCCCTGCTGGCGGCGGAGCGAACGCGTCTTCACCATCCGTTGCGGCAGGGGCTGGTGCGCGCTTCGGCGGCGGTTCAGGGCTTCGCGGTGCTGTGGACGCTCCCCCTGGTCGCCGGATGCGTCCTCGGCCCGGCGGTCCGGGGTGCGGGGGCCTGGTCCGGTACGCCGCGGGATTTCCGGGATGCCGTGTTCGCGGGCCTGCCCCGGCCGCCGTACGCGGGCACCGCGCCGCTGGTCCTCGCCGTGGTGGCCGCGGTGCTGGTGGTGGCCGGACACCGCACGGCCCGGCGCCCGGCGGTCACGGTGGCGGCGCCGGTCCTCGGCTGGGCGGCCGCCCTTGTCCTCCCGGTGGTGCTGCAACTGCCGTACGCGGCCGGTCTGGTGGCGCATGCGGTCGTGGTCGCGGCGGCCCTGTTCTTCGCGGTGCGGTTCGGCCGCGCCGACAAGCGGCCGTCGCCGCCGTCCCTGACGGCCCTCCTGCTGGCGCTCGTCACCTCGGTCGGCCTCGCCCTCGTCTCGCTGGCCTCCGAGCCCGCGACGATCGCCGTACTCGGGACGCTGACGGTCCTGTTCGCTGCCGCCGGGCTCCGTCCGGGGCCCGCGCCCTTCGCGGCGCCCGCCGCCCTCTGCCACGCCACGGCTCTGGCCTGCGCGATCGGTGCGTCCGCGGGCCGGCCGCCGCACCACACGGCACTGCTGGTCCTCGTCGTGCCCGCCGTCGCCGCCCTGATCGCGTCGCGGACGGGCGGGTCACGGACGGGCGGGTCGCGGACGGGCGGGTCGCGGACGGGCGGGTCGCGCGCCACCGTACCGGTCGAGGTGGCGGGTGCGGCCGCGGGGCTGCTGGCGCTCGCGCTCGCCGCGCCGGAGCCGCCGATGCTGGCCCTGGTGCTCTCCCTCTGCGGTGCCGTCGCGGCGGCCACCGCGCTGCGCCCGGAGCGGAGGGCGGCCGGTTGGGCGGCGGCCGCGCTGTTCCTGCTGGCCACCTGGGTGCGGCTGGCCGCGTGGGACGTCGCCGCTCCGGAGGCCTACACGCTGCCGGTGACCGGACCCGCGCTGATCGTCGGACTTCTGCGTCGGCGCCGTGACGCCGCGGTGTCGTCGTGGACGGCATACGGCTCCGGGCTGGCCGTCACCCTGGTGCCGAGTCTGCTCGCCGCCTGGGACGACCAGCACTGGCTGCGTCCGCTGGCGCTCGGCGTCGCCGCGCTCGCGGTGACGCTGGCGGGCGCCCGGCACCGGCTCCAGGCGCCATTGGTTCTCGGCCCGGGTGTGCTCGCGCTGGTGGCGCTGCACGAACTGACCCCGTACCTCGCCCAGGTCGTCGGCGCGCTCCCCCGCTGGGCTCCTCCCGCCGTCGCCGGTCTCGTGCTGCTGGTCCTCGGCGCCACCTACGAGCAACGGCTGCGGGACGCCCGGCGCCTGAGGGAGGCACTGGGGCGGCTCGGCTAGGGCCTGTCCGGCGGATCAGGTCGCGGGGCCGCCATGTGCACGAGCGAGGGGGCCTCGTGTCCAACCCGTGCAGCTTTGCGGTCGGGGTCATGGAACCCGGACGAGGCCACCCATCTTGCCGTGGGCCATTGATCGACTTCGTGGTAACACGAAGTGATCGATTTCGAAAGGGCCGACTCATGGGCATCTTCAGCCGCCGCCAGACCGCCACCGTCGAGCAGCCGTCGGCCGTCGGGCAGGACCCGTTCGCCGCACGGCCCGCGACAGCGCTCGCCACGCCCGACCCGGCCCTTCGCGCGCTGACCGGGCGATGGACCATCGACCGCCCGCACAGCCGGATCGGGTTCTCCGTGCGGCACGCGATGGTCACCACGGTCCGCGGGGCGTTCACCGACTACGACAGCACGCTCCACTTCGACGGAGCCCGCCCCTCCGAGTCCCGGGCCGACCTCGTCATCCGCGTGGCCAGCGTCGACACCGGCGTGGAACAACGGGACGCCCACCTCGTCGGCAAGGACTTCTTCGACGCGCGGCGCCACCCGGAGATGACCTTCCACTCCACCTCCACCACCCAGGAGTCCGCGGAGAGCTTCCGCATGACGGGGGACCTGACCATCCGGGACACGACCCGCCCCGTCGAGCTCCAACTGGACTACCTCGGCTCGGTCGTGGACCCGTTCGGCTACGAGCGGGCGGGTTTCGACGGGACCACCACCATCGACCGCAGGGACTGGGGCCTGGTCTACAACCAGCGACTCGAGGCGGGCGGCAGCATGGTGAGCGAGAAGGTCCGCCTGCAGTTCGACATCTCCGCGATCCGCTCCTCCTGAACCCTACGGCCGGGGCACGGCGCACGGGCGCAGGACCATGAGCGAGTCCTCCGGTGCCGCGACCATGGCGAAGGGGAACCGGTCGAGTTCGAGGCAGAGGGCAACGTCATCGGGATGGACGCCCTGACGCACGCCCTGCACCAGCTCGGTGGCGGCGCGCGACTCGGCGGCACGGCCGAGGAACCCGGCGGCGTCCGCATCGTGCCCGGCGGCCCTGCGCGCGATGTACCGGGCACACGCCAGGTCTTCGTCGGCCCGGCCGTCCTCACCGGTGACCACGAACGTGACGTGCTCGGGAGCGCGTGCCCGCAGCACCCGGGCCGTCGCCTCCGCGACCACGAAGCCGGCGCACAGCACCAGTGACGCGTCCCTGACCGCCAGGGCGCCGACGGTCCCCGCCGTGGTCTTCTGTACGACGGTCCGTCCCGCGAGGTCGGCGGAGCGCAACAGGCCCGGCGAGTTGACCAGGTCGAAACCGGGCGTGAGCGGCCCGTCCTTGAGCGCCACCCGGGCCGGGTCGCGCTCCTTGAGGGCCAGGGCTTCGTCCAGCGACCCGGCGAGAACGATCTTCTCGGCCCCCCGCGCGAAGGCCCATGCGGCCACGGTGAACGCGCGCATGACGTCGACGACGACCGCCACGGCCGGAGCCTCGCCGACCTCGGGTATGCCAACGAAACGAGTGTCCATTCCGTCATGATCGCGCACGCCCGGCAGCACTGTCACCGGTCGCGGCCCGCCGCGTCGTGGTCCGTCACCGCGGCGGTGAAACGCTCCGCGAGGGCGGCGGCAGCGGCACGCAGTTCCTTTCCGCCCTCGATGCGGAAGGCGAAGGGCACCCCCGCCAGCCACTCCTGCGCGTACATGTCCGGGTTGCGAGTGCTGCCGAGAAGGACGCAGCCGTCTCCCAGTGGTTCGAGCCGTCCCATGGGCGGGCGGATCCAGGGGGCGACCTCGGCGGGCGGGACGTCGAAGACCACGCGGGTGGCGAACTCCCATCCGGTGCCCAGGTTCTCCTCCAGCACCGCCACCGGGTCGAAGTCCACCGGCGCGTCGAATCCGTGGCCGGTGCTCCGGACCTCGCCGATCCGGTCGACCCGGTAGGTGCGGACGGCGTCGGCGCGGTGGGAGTGGCACAGCAGGTACCAGCGCCCGTGGCGGACGACGAGGGACCAGGGGTCCGCCTCCTCCTCCCATGCGTGGCCGGCCTCGCTGCGGTAGGCGAGCCGCACGCGGCGCCGGTGCGCGACGGCCTCGACGAGGGAACTGGTGACGGCCGGATCGGGGTGGGCCGCCAACGGGTCGGGGGCGGCTGCCGCGTACTCCCGCAGCAGTGCCGCCTGCCGGCCGACGCTCTCCGGCAGCGCCTTGACGACCTTGCCCAGCGCGGTACCGACGAGGTCGTCGGCATCGGCCACCGCAGGCCGGCCGCCGAGTGCCGCCATGACGAGGCCGAGGGCCTCGGCCTGCGTGAAGTGCACGGGCGGCAGTCTCGTCCCGCGTCCCAGCCGGTATCCGCCGTGCGGTCCGCGGGCCGACTCCACGGGGATGCCCGCCTCCTTGAGGATGCCGACGTACCGGCGCGCAGCTCGCTCCGTCACGCCCAGCCGCACGGCGAGTTCGTCGGCCGTCGTGGTGGGGCGGGTCCGGAGGATCTCCAGGGCGCGCAGCGCTCGCGCGGTGGGGCCGGGGTCGTTGGGCACGGGAGCAGGGTAGTCGGCGCACGGCGCGGCCCGGGGGCGGCGGAGGTCGGGCGACGGTGATCGCTGGCCGACGGCCGGCGACCGGCGACCGGCGACCGGCGACCGGCGACCGGCGACCGGCGACCGGCGGAGCAAACCGGCAGTGGATCGTCCGGATCTCCTCCTACGGTGGGGCCCACGCAGACGAAGGGGAACGATCATGGACATCGTGCTCATCGGCGGCCTCTGGCTGAACGGATCCGTGTGGGAGGGCGTCGCGTCCACGCTGGAGTCGCTCGGCCACCGTCCGGTGCCGCTCACGCTCCCCGGGCAGGGGGACGGCGCGGCGACCGCCACACTGGACGATCAGGTGGCAGCGGTGCTGGCCGCGGTGGACGCCGCGCCCGGCAGGCCCATGGTGGTGGGGCACTCCGCGGCCTGTGCGCTGGCCTGGCTGGCGGCCGACCGGCGGCCGGGGCGGTTGGCCAAGGTCGCGCTCATCGGCGGCATCCCGACCCCCGACGGCCGACCGTACGCGGACTTCTTCGAGGTCAGGGACGGTGTGATGCCCTTTCCGGGCTGGGAGCCCTTCCAGGGGCCCGATGCCGCCGACCTCGACGAGGCGGCGCGGCACGAGCTGGCGGCGGCCGCGATCCCGGTGCCCGAGGCCGTGGCCCGGGGTGTGGTGCGACTGTCCGACGAGCGCCGCTACGACGTGCCGGTCGTGGTCGTGTGCCCCGAGTTCACGCCCGCGCAGGCGCGGGAGTGGATCGACGCGGGCGATGTTCCGGAACTCGCCCGGGCCAAGCACGTCGACTTCGCGGACATCGACTCGGGCCACTGGCCCATGATCACCAAGCCTGCCGAGCTGGCCCGGGTCCTGGCCGCGGCGGCCGAGGGGAACTGACGGTCGCCACGTCCCGGTCGGCCAGAGTCCCGGCTCAGTGGAGGCAGAGGCAGAACGGATGGCCGGCCGGGTCCGCGTAGACCCGCCAGTTGGCGCCCGGGCGGAGCTGGTCGGTCCGCTCCAGGACGGTCGCGCCGAGTGCGAGGGCCCGCTTCTCCTCGCCTTCGAGGTCGTCGACGTCGAAGTCCAGATGGAGCTGCTGGGGGTGGTCCTGGCCGGGCCATTCGGGCGGCCGGTAGCCGTCCACCCGCTGGAGGGCCAGCGGCGTCCCCTCGAAGCCGTGCACCTCAAGCCAGTCGGAGTCGTCCGGATCCGCGACCACCCGCCCGCCGAGCAGCTCCGCGTAGAACGACGCGAGCCGTACCGGATCCGCGCAGTCCAGCGCGACCGCCTGCATCTTTCGAATCACGTCCGACTCTCCTCGCTCTTCGGGCCCTCGCGTCACGCCCGTGTACCGGAACGTCCTACCCGGGGCAGCGGCGGGCATGCGCGACGGCGGACCGCAGCGGATTCTTCTTCGCCCCCTCCGTGCACTTGGTGTTGCGCGCACTGCGTGCATAATGGGTTCAAGAGCATGCCGAGGAGCCGCCGAAGAACCGGGGAGAGGACACCTGCCGTGAGTGACGCACTGGATCCCGAGGTACTGGACGCAGCCGTCGAGAACGTCCACCGCGCCGGAATGCCGGGCCTGTTCGCCGAGGTGCGGGACGGCGACCAGGTCTGGCGGGGCGCCGCCGGGGTCGCCGATGTCGACACCGGCCGCCCGGTCACCGCCGACCTGCGCCACCGGGTCGGCAGCATCACGAAGACCTTCACCGCCGCCGCGGTCCTGCAGCAGGTCGAGCAGGGGCGGATCGGTCTCGACGCGCCGATCGGCCGGTATCTTCCGGGGCTCCTTCCCGACGGGCGCGGCGAGGCCGTCACGGTCCGCATGCTGATGAACCACACCAGTGGTCTCGCCGAGTACCTGCCCCACGCCTACTCGTCCCTCAAGGCGTTCCCCGCCCTCGCGGACACCGGGCCGCAGAGCCTGGACGACCACCGGTTCACCCGGTTCGACCCCGCCGAACTCATCGCACTCGGCGTCGCCGCACCCGCCGTCGGCCCCCCGGGCGGCGCTCCGGGCCTGTACTCGAACACCAACTACCTGCTCCTGGGCAAGCTCCTGGAGGAGGTGACCGGCACCAGCGCCGAGCGCTGCATCACCCGGAACGTCATCGAGCGCGCCGGACTCCGGGACACCGAGCTGCCCACCGGACCGTACGTGGGCGAGCCGCACTCGCGCCTCTACGAGTCCTGGTTCGGCATGATCGACCCACCGCGCGACTACAGCGTCTACGACATGTCGTGGGTGGGGCCGTCGGCGTCGCTGATTTCCACCGTCTCGGACCTCAACCGCTTCTTCGGGATGCTGCTGGCCGGCGAGATCGTGAGCCCGTCGTCGCTGGCGCAGATGCGGCGTACCGTGCCGGTGGTCTCCCAGGAGGGGCGGACCATCGAGTACGGTCTCGGCCTGCACCCGACACAGACGCCCGGTCAGGACACCTTCTGGGGCCACGGCGGCACGGCCTGGGGCGCCGGGGCGCTGGCCGTGATCAGCGCCGACGGCAGGCGCCGCGTGGCCGTCGCGGTGAACCTCCAGAGGTGGAACGCACTCGACTCGGCGGGCAGGCCGCGGCCCCATCCCATCGACGACGCGCTCGCGGCCTTCCACCGCGTGGCGATGTACGGCTGACCAAGGCGCGCCGGCCCGAGGCGTCAGCCCGTGTGCAGGACCCGCAGGCGGCCGGGGTCCGCCGGATCCCGGTCCACGACCTGCACCGGCGCCCAGACCCATTGCCACACGCCGATGTCCGGCGTCCGGGAGAACCGGATCCGCCCCCGGGTGCCCTCGGCCGAGACGCTCGCCCACGATTCGGGGGTCCACGCCCGGTCCGGGCCCTGCGAGCGCAGCATGCCGGCGAGGACCGTCACCGTGTCGTAGCCCTCGAAGGCGACGAAGGAGGGCGCTTCGGCCAGCCGCTCGCGCAGCGCCGTTGCGACCCGTTCACCAAGCGGGCCCAGGCGTTCGGGCAGGTAGCGCAGGAAGGGAACCGCGGCGCCGTCCGCGCCCAGCGACGTCGCCCATCCGGTGAACTCCGGCTGCCCGGCCGGGGCGCCGATCATGACTCCGGCCAGGCGCCGGTCCCGGCGCACGGAGCGGACGATCGACACGGCCGGCTCGGGGTGACCGACCAGGAGGAGGAGGGCGGTCGCGTGCCGGCCGGCGAGCGTGTCGCACACCGACGCGGCGGTCGAGTCGCGCACGTCGATGTCGACGACGGTGCCGCCGTGCGGCGCGAGGTGGTCACGCAGGATGCGGGCGCCAGACGCCCAGTAGACGCTGCTCGGGTCGATGGCCACGGCGATGCGGCGGTGGCCCGCGGCGAGGAGATGGTCCGCGTAGATCCGCCAGCCGTGGGACTGCGCCGGGGCGAGGCGCGCGACCCACGGCGTCGGCTGTTCGGTGAGCGTGTCGAGCACGGCCGAGGCGCACAGGAACGGCACGCCCAGGGCATCGGCCCTGGCGGCAGCGGCACGCGCGACGACGCTGTGGTACTCCCCCGCCACGGCGGCCACGCCCAGCCCGGCCAGTTCCTCCACGGCCGCGGCGGCCCGGTGGGGATCGGCCGCGGTGTCCCGCACCACCAGCGCCACCGGCCTGCCCATGATGCCGCCGGCGTCGTTGACTTCGCGTACGGCCAGTTCCATCCCGGCGAGCAGGTGCCGGCCCGCCTCGTCCCAGCCCGGCCGGGTCAGCGGCACGAGAGCCCCGATCCGGACGTGCCCGTTCGTCTCGTCCCGCCCCGGCAGAGTCTCTTGCGTCACCATGCCGGTCATTGCATCCACCCCCCGCCGTCGACGGCAACCGATTATGCGTTCCGCGAGCCCCTGGTTAAGTTGGCCGGCATGCCGCTGCCTCCGGAGGTCCACCGGACCACGTCCGTATTCCTGTCCGCGATCGACGCGTCCGCGCCGGGACTGGTCCGGGGGCTGTACCTGTGCGGCTCACTCGGTTTCGGCGAGTTCTTCCCCGACCGCAGTGACGTCGACTTCGTGAGCGTGCTGGCCGAGCGCCCGGACCGGGCCGCGCTGGCGGCGCTCGCCGCAGCGCACGAGACCGTCCGGCGGGAGCACCCCCGCCCCTTCTTCGACGGTTTCCACGCGGTGCGCGAGGACCTGGTCGGACCACCGGAGCACTGCCCCGACCTGCCCTGCACCCGGATGGGGGTCTACGAGGAGGCCGGGCGGTTCGGCATCAACCCCGTCACCTGGCACGAGCTGGTCCGGCACGGCGTGAAGGTCCGCGGCCCGGCGCTCACCGAGGCTGAGGTGCACGTCGACGACGCCGCGCTGCGTGCCTTCAGCCACGACAACCTGTCGAGCTACTGGTCGCACGTGCACCGGGAGTTGGTCGAGAGTCCGGCGGAGGCTGCCGAGCCGGACGCCGTGGAGTGGTGCGTGCTCGGTGTCAGCCGCCTGCATCACCTCCTCTCGACGGGTTCCCTCACTTCCAAGAGCGGCGCGGGACGGTACGCCCTGAACGCCTTCGATGCTCGCTGGCACCCGATCGTCCTCGAGGCCCTGCGGGTGCGAGAGTCCACCAGCGCTCCGTCCGTCTACGACGCGATCCCCGAACGCCGGGCCGACGACACGATCGCGTTCACCGCCATGGTCATCGGGGCCGGACTCGCCCACGGCGCCCGGCGGGACTGAGGATTCGGCGAAGTCGGTTCGGCCGACAGGGGGTTGTGGCAGTATCCGCTGTCATGTCACCGCTCGGCACGTTCCTGCCCGCCCCGTGGTCGCACCCGGCCGGTCGTCGTCTGTTCGTGGTGTTGCTCGTGCTGCTCCTGGCGGTGGGTACGCCGGCGGGTGTGTCCGGTGCGGCAGCCGGGGGCGGCGGGTCCGCGGCGACGCCCGATCGCGCCCGCTACGACGTGGACCTGCGCTCCGACGCCGACGGCGGCCGCTGGACGGGGCGACAGCGAGTGTCCTTCCGCAATGCGTCGGAGCGGCCGCTGCGCGAGGTGTACCTGCGCCTGTGGGGCAACGGCGAGGACGGGTGCGGCACACCCGGCACACCCGGTGCGCCCGGCGTGCCCTCGCCCGTCGTCGTGTCGGGTCTGCGCGGCGGGACGGCGGACCCGCTCACGGTGAACTGCACGGCTCTGCGCATCGCCCTGCCGAAGCCCCTCGCGCGGGGGGAGCGGGCGTCCGTGGCCTTCGACGTCTCCGTCACGGTGCCCGACCGCAATGCCCGCTTCGGCCGCGAGGGCGCCTTCCGCTTCCTCGGCAACGCCCTGCCGGTGCTCGCCGTGCACGACGCCGCGGGCTGGCACCTCGACCCGTACGTGGCCGTCGGCGAGAGCTTCTACGCCCTCGCCGGTGACTTCAGGGTCCGCCTCGACCACCCCTCGGGCATGGCGGTGCCCGCGACGGGCCGCAACAGGACCCGCCCGGGGGCCCCGGGACGTTCGGTGACCCTCAGCCTCGCGGAGCGCGTGCGGGACTTCGCCTGGGCGGCGGGGCCGTTCCGCACGGCGGCCCAGACCACGCCCGGGGGTGTGCGCGTGAAGTCGTTCTGGGCGCCCGGCACACCCGCCGCGGGCGTCCGCCTCGCCCGCGCGGAAGCCGTCGCCGCCGTCGACCGGTTCGGCCGCGAGTTCGGCCGCTATCCCTACGGCGAGGTCGATCTCGTGATGACCAGCGGGTTCGGTGGCGGTATGGAGTATCCCGGCCTCGTCCTGCTCGGCACCACCGAGGAGGGCAACGCCGTCGTCCACGAGCTGGCGCACCAGTGGTGGTACGGCATCGTCGGCAACGACCAGTACGCCTCGCCGTGGCTGGACGAGAGCTTCGCCCAGTACGCCAACTTCCGCTTCTACGGCCTGGAGACGCGCGACTGCTGGTCGGACGTCTACTGGCCCGACGACGGCGCCGAGCTGACCGCCTCCATGGACTACTGGTCGCGGCACCGCGGCGAGTACCACCTCGTCTACACGGCCGGGCCCTGCGCCCTGGCCGACCTGGAACGCACCCTCGGCGCCGACGCCATGGCCCGGCTCCTCGAGCGCTACGCCCGGGACCACTGGTACGGCGTCTCCACCACGGAGGACTTCAAGCGGGCCGCCCAGTCCATGACGGACGAGGACCTCGGCCCCTTCTGGGAGAGCCACCGCATCCGGTGACGGGGCCTCAGGTGACGTCCAGGTCGGCGTACAGCAGGTCGTGGTCCGAGTGCGACGTACGGACCACGCGGTGCTCGCGCGGGGCGACGCCGCGCAGGAAGACGTAGTCGAACTTGCTCTGCCAGTCCGTGGTCGGCTCGCAGGTGCCGCCGGGCGCGGGGTGGCACTGCGGGTCGGTGTCCGTGGCCAGGGACCACATGGGGTCGAGTTCGGAGGCTTCCGGTACGGCGTTGAAGTCGCCGACGACTATGGCGCGTTCGTGCCGGGCGACCTCCTTGGCGAGTACGCGGACCTGGTCCGTCCGGAACTCCTCCTGACGGCGCTGGGCGAGGTGCGTGTTGAACACCCGGACGGACCGGCCGCCCACCTCGGTGGTGACCGCGAGGTATCCGCGGTCCTCGGAGCCGCCGTCGGGGTACTCGACGTTGACCGCGTCCGTGATCGGCGCCGCCGAGAGGATGGCCTGGCCGAAGCCCCCGGGATTCCACGGCGCTCCCCCGCAACGGCTCCAGTTCTGCAGGACCGATCCGTGTGCGACGTGGTAGACGAGCCCGTGGAAGGCCTCCAGGTAGTCCCGGATCCTGTCGACGTCACGTGCGCAGGCTTCCTGCATGCCGATGACCTGGGGCGCGTGTGCGGCTATCTCCGCGGCCCGGTCGAGGTTGCTCGCGTCGCAGGGGTTGCACAGGTTCCACGTCATGACCCGGTCGGGTACGACGTCCTTGACGGCTTCGACGGGCAGCGACCTGCCGGACAGGGCACCGCCGGGTGCACTGGGCCCCACCAGTGCCACGCAGGCCAGCGCCACCGCGCAGACGAGCAATCGCGAGCCGCCCCATTTGAGCACCGCCGCCTCCTCGGTGTGGACACACATGGCAACCGCCGTTCCCACCGACGAGGTTATGGCACCGCGGGGCGGGCCCCGGCACCGCCCGGCCCCCGCCTCGTCCGGCGTCCCGGGAGCGGCCGACGCCCCGCCCGAGCCCTGCGCCACAACCACGGGTTGGGCAGCCCTATGCTCGCCCCCATGGATACCGAGGCGGTGCGATCGTTCGTCCGCGCGGCCGAGCTGGGCCAGCTGCGGCACGCGGCCGACGAACTCGGCGTGACGCAGCAGGCCGTCTCGAAACGGATCGCGGCCCTGGAGCGCGCGCTGGACGTCCGGTTGTTCACCCGCACCCCCCGAGGGGTCGAGCTGACGCTGGACGGGCAGGCCTTCCTGCCGCACGCCCGGAACATCGTCGCGAACGTCGACCGCGCCGTCACCGCGATCCGACGGGGCTCGCGGGCGCTGCGGATCGACGTGCTCGGCCTGCGGTCCGCGCAGGCCGTCGTCCTGCACGACTACTGGCGTTCACATCCCGGAACCGCACTCGACGTGGTGACACTCAAGGTCGACGACCCGCGTCTGGCGGTGGCCGCCGTGCGGGCGGGGGACGTCGACGCCTCCTTCCGCTCGGTCACCGACCCGGCCGCGCTGCCGCCCGAGGTGCGGATGATCCACGCGTTCCACTCCCCGCTGGAACTCGTCGTCGGCCCGAGACACCCGCTCGCCTCCACACGCACCGTGACACCGGCCCGGCTGCGCGGGCACCGGATCTGGGTGCCCGGTATCGCCCCGGGCAGCGAATGGGCGGAGTTCTACCAGCAGCTCACCGCCGAGTTCGGCCTCCGGGTGGACGCCGCGGGCCCCAACTTCGGCAACGAGGTACTCCTCGACATCCTCGCCGACTCCGACGACGTGGCCACCCTCGTGGGCTCGCGCGACCGGTACGTCTGGCCGACCGGTCACGATCTGCGCCGCATCCCGATCGCGGGTCCGACGCTCGCCTACCCGCTTTCGCTCCTCCTCCCCCGGGAGAATCCGCACCCGGGGCTCAGGGCGGTCGTCAACCACTTCGCGAACCTGGCCCCGCTGCCCGAGGACACCTGGCTGCCCTCCTGGGCGACGGACCGGCCGGAGTAGACCCCGCCGGCCCACCGGCCGGAGCAGACCGCCGACCCACCTCGGCGCGCTGCTCACCCGCAGCGGCCGAAGGCCCGCGGCACCGACACGATCCGGCTGGGCCCGTGCTACTGGTCGACGATCGCCTCGACGATGCGCATCAACCGCTCCCCCGCCCGGTCGATGCTTGCGTTCTGCGTGCTGACCTGCGCCCCTTCGAGGACGAAGGTGATCTGGGCCGCGACCTGTTCGGGGTCGGGCATCCCCGCCTCGGCACACATGCCGACCAGCCTGCGGGTCTGGCGGGCCTTGTGCTCCTCGATCACCCGTCGCGCGGGGTGGGAGTGGTCGGGCAGCTCGGCGAGGGAGTTGATGAAGGGGCAGCCCCGGTGCGAGAGCCCCGGCAGCCCGTCGGCGATGAAGCGGGCGAGGCCCAGGATCTGCTCCCGGGGCCGGCCGGGATGTTCGGCCTCGACGCGGTCGAAGGCCGCCTGGTACTCGGCGGCCAGGATCCGCAGCCATTCGGCGACGAGTGCGTCCTTGGTCTCGAAGTGC includes:
- a CDS encoding endonuclease/exonuclease/phosphatase family protein, with the translated sequence MCVHTEEAAVLKWGGSRLLVCAVALACVALVGPSAPGGALSGRSLPVEAVKDVVPDRVMTWNLCNPCDASNLDRAAEIAAHAPQVIGMQEACARDVDRIRDYLEAFHGLVYHVAHGSVLQNWSRCGGAPWNPGGFGQAILSAAPITDAVNVEYPDGGSEDRGYLAVTTEVGGRSVRVFNTHLAQRRQEEFRTDQVRVLAKEVARHERAIVVGDFNAVPEASELDPMWSLATDTDPQCHPAPGGTCEPTTDWQSKFDYVFLRGVAPREHRVVRTSHSDHDLLYADLDVT
- a CDS encoding aminoglycoside adenylyltransferase domain-containing protein → MPLPPEVHRTTSVFLSAIDASAPGLVRGLYLCGSLGFGEFFPDRSDVDFVSVLAERPDRAALAALAAAHETVRREHPRPFFDGFHAVREDLVGPPEHCPDLPCTRMGVYEEAGRFGINPVTWHELVRHGVKVRGPALTEAEVHVDDAALRAFSHDNLSSYWSHVHRELVESPAEAAEPDAVEWCVLGVSRLHHLLSTGSLTSKSGAGRYALNAFDARWHPIVLEALRVRESTSAPSVYDAIPERRADDTIAFTAMVIGAGLAHGARRD
- a CDS encoding LysR family transcriptional regulator, which translates into the protein MDTEAVRSFVRAAELGQLRHAADELGVTQQAVSKRIAALERALDVRLFTRTPRGVELTLDGQAFLPHARNIVANVDRAVTAIRRGSRALRIDVLGLRSAQAVVLHDYWRSHPGTALDVVTLKVDDPRLAVAAVRAGDVDASFRSVTDPAALPPEVRMIHAFHSPLELVVGPRHPLASTRTVTPARLRGHRIWVPGIAPGSEWAEFYQQLTAEFGLRVDAAGPNFGNEVLLDILADSDDVATLVGSRDRYVWPTGHDLRRIPIAGPTLAYPLSLLLPRENPHPGLRAVVNHFANLAPLPEDTWLPSWATDRPE
- a CDS encoding TetR/AcrR family transcriptional regulator, translated to MTSTAARPGRVAKLPPRERILDAAEELFQGEGIRRVGVQAIAERAETTKMAIYRHFETKDALVAEWLRILAAEYQAAFDRVEAEHPGRPREQILGLARFIADGLPGLSHRGCPFINSLAELPDHSHPARRVIEEHKARQTRRLVGMCAEAGMPDPEQVAAQITFVLEGAQVSTQNASIDRAGERLMRIVEAIVDQ
- a CDS encoding M1 family metallopeptidase, whose amino-acid sequence is MSPLGTFLPAPWSHPAGRRLFVVLLVLLLAVGTPAGVSGAAAGGGGSAATPDRARYDVDLRSDADGGRWTGRQRVSFRNASERPLREVYLRLWGNGEDGCGTPGTPGAPGVPSPVVVSGLRGGTADPLTVNCTALRIALPKPLARGERASVAFDVSVTVPDRNARFGREGAFRFLGNALPVLAVHDAAGWHLDPYVAVGESFYALAGDFRVRLDHPSGMAVPATGRNRTRPGAPGRSVTLSLAERVRDFAWAAGPFRTAAQTTPGGVRVKSFWAPGTPAAGVRLARAEAVAAVDRFGREFGRYPYGEVDLVMTSGFGGGMEYPGLVLLGTTEEGNAVVHELAHQWWYGIVGNDQYASPWLDESFAQYANFRFYGLETRDCWSDVYWPDDGAELTASMDYWSRHRGEYHLVYTAGPCALADLERTLGADAMARLLERYARDHWYGVSTTEDFKRAAQSMTDEDLGPFWESHRIR